A window of Drosophila subobscura isolate 14011-0131.10 chromosome E, UCBerk_Dsub_1.0, whole genome shotgun sequence contains these coding sequences:
- the LOC117891062 gene encoding endoplasmic reticulum metallopeptidase 1-like: MKLPSGKDSGKSKHQSDVGLIRVLSQQKELRTRLPWYYAPSFLLLWVALFYAIVIPLYHRLPNGISIKEESLRPGEFVSERAQRWLYKYDRIGPKVVGSVANEVTTVAFIVDEVESIRTEMRSNLYYLETDVQAPAGAYMHWQMVNMYQGVQNVVVKLSTKSSNSTAYLLVNSHFDSKPSSPGSGDDGTMVVVMLEVLRQMAISETPFEHPIVFLFNGAEENPLEASHGFITQHKWAANCKALINLEVAGSGGRDLLFQSGPNNPWLMKYYNQNAKHPFATTMAEEIFQSGILPSDTDFRIFRDYGQVPGLDIAQISNGYVYHTKFDNFRAVPGDSLQNSGENALALVRAFANASEMHNPEEHSEGHSVFFDFLGLFFVYYTETTGIILNCVIAVLSLVLVGVSLWRMARVSEVTAGQISIWFAIILGLHVVGFLLSLGLPLLMGVLFDAGDRSLTYFSNNWLVIGLYICPAMIGQVLPLSLYYTLKPNNKISHPNHLHMSLHAHCVLLALIAIILTAISLRTPYLCMLSMLFYAAALLINLLSTLHDRGYYWVLIVQLLQLMPFLYFCHLYYMFLVVFFPMLGRFGHSINPDLLVALLCALGTFFAMGFVAPLINMFRWPKLVLLGLGVVTFIFSMIAVSEVGFPYRAETSVMRVHFLHVRRIFYEYDGAVSLNDSGYYFDFQDRRLYYPLEDTSVNLTGLVSTESDCSKYLMCGVPCFNHRWCSTRSSSHWLPRDEPVAIPAATSLQLLSKTILESGNAVRYEFEMSGPPHMSLYIQPLDGVTVEDWSFIRNMLDEPDKYSAPYHIFFSYGRDSTPLKFHIDFAKSSGNFDVPVFELGYSAHFLSYDFDRDAAGLKFIKDFPEFAHPMEWPALFVRYVF, encoded by the exons ATGAAGCTACCAAGCGGAAAG GACTCTGGCAAATCAAAGCATCAGTCAGATGTTGGCCTCATCAGGGTGTTGTCACAGCAAAAGGAGCTAAGAACCAGACTCCCATGGTACTATGCGCCCTCCTTTCTACTCCTTTGGGTGGCGCTCTTCTATGCCATCGTGATCCCACTCTACCATCGACTGCCAAACGGCATTAGCATCAAGGAGGAGTCGCTCAGGCCCGGCGAGTTTGTGTCGGAGCGAGCACAGAGATGGCTCTACAAATACGATCGCATTGGACCCAAAGTGGTGGGCAGTGTGGCGAATGAGGTGACAACGGTTGCCTTTATTGTGGATGAAGTGGAAAGTATACGAACGGAAATGCGCAGCAATCTCTATTATCTGGAGACAGATGTTCAGGCGCCCGCAGGTGCCTACATGCACTGGCAAATGGTGAACATGTACCAGGGAGTCCAGAACGTGGTAGTCAAACTGAGCACCAAGAGCTCCAACAGTACAGCGTACCTTCTGGTCAACAGCCACTTTGACTCGAAGCCAAGCAGTCCAG GTTCCGGCGATGATGGCACCATGGTTGTGGTCATGCTGGAGGTGTTGCGTCAAATGGCCATCTCGGAGACACCTTTCGAACATCCGATTGTCTTTCTGTTCAACGGCGCCGAGGAGAATCCCCTGGAAGCGTCTCATGGCTTCATCACCCAACACAAGTGGGCAGCCAATTGCAA GGCTCTGATAAACTTGGAAGTGGCTGGCAGCGGAGGACGCGATCTGCTCTTCCAGAGCGGACCAAATAACCCGTGGCTCATGAAG TACTACAATCAGAATGCCAAGCATCCGTTTGCCACCACCATGGCCGAGGAGATCTTTCAGTCGGGCATCCTTCCCTCCGACACAGATTTTCGCATCTTTCGCGACTATGGACAGGTGCCAG GTCTGGATATTGCTCAAATCAGCAATGGTTACGTTTACCACACGAAATTTGACAACTTTAGGGCGGTGCCCGGGGACTCCCTGCAAAACTCTGGCGAGAATGCACTCGCCCTAGTGCGCGCCTTTGCCAATGCCAGCGAAATGCATAACCCAGAG GAACACAGCGAAGGCCATTCCGTCTTCTTTGACTTTTTGggtctcttttttgtgtactACACGGAGACGACTGGCATCATCCTGAACTGCGTCATTGCCGTGCTCAGCCTGGTGCTGGTGGGAGTCTCCTTGTGGAGAATGGCCCGCGTCTCTGAGGTGACAGCTGGCCAGATATCCATTTGGTTCGCCATCATTCTGGGTCTCCATGTGGTGGGATTCCTTCTCAGCCTTGGCCTGCCCCTGCTGATGGGCGTGCTGTTCGATGCCGGCGATCGATCGTTGACCTACTTCAGCAACAACTGGCTGGTGATTGGCCTCTACATCTGTCCAGCCATGATTGGCCAGGTGCTCCCTTTGTCCCTTTACTACACACTGAAACCCAAC AATAAAATCAGTCACCCGAACCACCTGCACATGAGTCTGCATGCACACTGCGTCCTGCTGGCGCTGATCGCCATCATTCTCACGGCAATCAGTCTGAGGACGCCCTACCTGTGCATGCTCTCGATGCTCTTCTATGCCGCTGCACTGTTGATCAATCTGCTGAGCACACTGCACGATCGAG GCTACTATTGGGTGCTGattgtgcagctgctgcagctgatgccGTTCCTTTACTTCTGCCATCTGTACTACATGTTCCTCGTTGTGTTCTTTCCCATGCTGGGCCGCTTCGGACACTCCATCAATCCCGATCTCCTTGTCGCGCTGCTGTGTGCCTTGGGCACATTCTTTGCCATGGGATTTGTGGCACCGCTGATCAACATGTTCCGCTGGCCGAAGCTAGTGCTGCTCGGCCTGGGCGTCGTCACGTTCATATTCAGCATGATCGCAGTCTCGGAGGTTGGTTTTCCCTACCGCGCCGAGACCAGCGTTATGCGTGTGCACTTTTTG CACGTGCGTCGCATCTTCTATGAGTACGATGGCGCCGTGAGCCTCAATGACTCTGGCTACTACTTTGACTTCCAGGATCGTCGTCTCTACTATCCGCTCGAGGACACCTCGGTCAATCTCACGGGTTTGGTCAGCACGGAGTCCGATTGCAGCAAGTACCTGATGTGCGGCGTGCCGTGCTTTAATCATCGCTGGTGCTCGACCCGCTCCAGCAGCCACTGGCTGCCCCGCGATGAGCCCGTGGCCATACCAGCTGCAACCTCATTGCAGCTCTTGAGCAAAACCATTCTAGAGTCCGGCAACGCTGTGCGCTACGAATTCGAAATGTCTGGTCCGCCACACATGAGCTTGTACATACAGCCGCTGGATGGGGTCACTGTGGAGGATTGGTCCTTCATCCGCAACATGCTGGACGAGCCCGACAAGTACTCGGCGCCTTACCACATATTCTTCTCCTATGGCAGGGACAGCACTCCACTGAAGTTCCACATTGATTTTGCG AAATCATCGGGTAACTTTGATGTGCCCGTCTTTGAGCTGGGATATTCGGCACACTTTCTCAGCTATGACTTTGATCGTGATGCGGCGGGCTTGAAGTTCATCAAAGATTTTCCCGAATTTGCACATCCCATGGAGTGGCCGGCGTTATTTGTGCGCTATGTCTTCTAA
- the LOC117891063 gene encoding endoplasmic reticulum metallopeptidase 1-like → MESPAKGTDNGNYSGTVLFNVLSKERALRWRLAWYYAVAFLLLWVALFYAVVLPLFHRLPDRVTIAQESDMPGEFVAERAQNMLYQFDRIGPKVVGSVANEVTAVAFLVDAVQNIRRDMRHDLYELEVDVQEPAGAFTIGTMTSMYQGIHNVVVKLSSKSSQSDSYLLLNSHFDSKPSSPGAGDDGTMVVVMLEVLRQMAISETPFEHPIVFLFNGAEENPLQGSHGFITQHKWAANCKAVINLEVAGSGGRELLFQSGPNHPWLMQYYKTHAKHPFATTMAEEIFQFGMLPSDTDFRIFRDFGQVPGLDMAQINNGYVYHTAFDDFAAVPGRSVQSTGDNVLSLVRAFANASEMHNTEEHSKGHSVFFDFLGLFFVCYTETTGIILNCVVAVFSLVLVGVSLWRMARVSEVTAGQMSIWFAIILGLHVVGFLLCLGLPLLMAVMFDAGDRSLTYFSNNWLVIGLYICPAVIGLVLPLTLYYTLKPNEQLSHSYHLLLSLHAHCVILAILSIVLTAIGLRIPYLCMISLVFYAAALLINLLSCLHDGGYYWVLTVQTLQLMPFVYFCYLFYTFLVVFFPMMGRNRDAINPDVLIAVICALGTFFALGFVSPLINMFRWSTLVLLGLGVVTFIFSMIAVSEVGFPYRPKTSVMRVNFLHTRRIFYEYDGAVSVNDSGYYFDYQDRRALRPLHDSSVNLSGLTAAESHCDEYVVCGMPCFWSSWCRALSSAAWLPREAEVVPPGSLELELSDKSVVGGRGRTLRYTFALAGPPHMSLFIRPLAGVVIDDWSFIRNMLDEPEKYSAPYQIYFSHGTAGAPITFHIDFATSVADAPIFELGVVGHFVSSDYPRDADSRKFVAQFPDFVHVMEWPALFKRYIY, encoded by the exons ATGGAATCGCCAGCCAAAGGAACTGATAAT GGAAACTACTCGGGCACCGTGCTCTTCAATGTGCTGTCCAAGGAGAGGGCACTCAGATGGAGACTCGCCTGGTACTATGCCGTGGCCTTCCTGCTCCTCTGGGTGGCACTCTTCTATGCGGTTGTGCTGCCGCTCTTTCATCGCCTACCCGATCGAGTAACCATTGCACAGGAGTCGGACATGCCCGGCGAATTTGTGGCAGAGAGGGCGCAGAATATGCTCTACCAGTTCGATCGCATTGGACCCAAAGTGGTTGGCAGTGTGGCGAATGAGGTGACTGCGGTTGCCTTTCTCGTTGATGCAGTGCAAAATATTCGCAGAGACATGCGCCACGATCTCTACGAGCTGGAAGTGGATGTGCAAGAGCCAGCAGGGGCCTTTACAATTGGCACCATGACCAGCATGTATCAGGGCATTCACAATGTGGTTGTCAAGCTCAGCTCGAAGAGCTCCCAGAGTGACTCCTACCTCCTGCTCAACAGTCACTTTGACTCGAAGCCCAGCAGTCCGG GTGCCGGCGATGATGGCACAATGGTGGTGGTCATGCTGGAGGTGCTGCGTCAAATGGCCATCTCGGAGACGCCCTTCGAGCATCCGATTGTCTTTCTGTTCAACGGCGCCGAGGAGAACCCGCTGCAGGGCTCGCACGGCTTCATCACCCAACACAAGTGGGCAGCCAACTGCAA GGCCGTCATCAACCTGGAAGTGGCTGGCAGTGGGGGACGGGAGCTGCTGTTTCAGAGCGGTCCCAACCATCCCTGGTTAATGCAG TACTATAAAACGCACGCCAAGCATCCGTTTGCCACCACCATGGCCGAGGAGATCTTTCAGTTTGGAATGCTGCCCTCCGACACAGATTTTCGCATCTTTCGCGACTTTGGGCAGGTGCCTG GTCTGGATATGGCACAAATAAACAACGGCTATGTCTACCACACTGCCTTTGACGACTTTGCGGCGGTGCCAGGTCGTTCCGTGCAGAGCACAGGTGACAATGTCCTGTCGCTGGTGCGTGCCTTTGCCAATGCAAGCGAAATGCACAACACGGAA GAACACAGCAAGGGACATTCGGTATTCTTTGACTTTTTGggtctcttttttgtgtgctacACGGAGACGACGGGCATCATTCTGAACTGCGTCGTTGCCGTGTTCAGTCTGGTGCTGGTGGGAGTCTCCTTGTGGAGAATGGCTCGCGTCTCTGAGGTGACAGCTGGCCAGATGTCCATTTGGTTCGCCATCATTCTGGGTCTCCATGTGGTGGGATTCCTGCTCTGCCTGGGCTTGCCCCTCCTCATGGCTGTGATGTTCGATGCTGGCGATCGATCGTTGACCTACTTCAGCAACAACTGGCTGGTGATTGGCCTCTACATCTGTCCGGCAGTCATTGGTCTGGTGCTGCCACTGACCCTCTACTACACGCTCAAGCCAAAT GAACAATTAAGTCACTCCTACCATCTGCTGCTCAGTTTGCACGCTCACTGCGTTATCCTGGCCATCCTGTCCATCGTGCTGACTGCCATAGGCCTGCGTATACCATACTTGTGCATGATCTCGTTGGTTTTCTATGCAGCTGCCTTGCTGATTAATCTGTTGAGTTGCTTGCATGATGGCG gCTACTACTGGGTGTTGACTGTGCAAACTCTGCAGCTAATGCCGTTTGTGTACTTCTGCTACCTTTTCTACACATTCCTCGTGGTCTTCTTTCCAATGATGGGCAGAAACCGAGACGCCATCAATCCCGACGTGCTCATAGCCGTCATCTGTGCTCTGGGAACATTCTTTGCTTTGGGTTTTGTG TCTCCGCTGATAAACATGTTCCGCTGGTCCACTCTCGTGCTGCTCGGCCTGGGCGTTGTCACGTTCATATTCAGCATGATCGCTGTGTCGGAGGTGGGATTTCCCTACCGCCCCAAGACAAGTGTGATGCGTGTCAATTTCCTG CACACTCGTCGCATTTTCTATGAATACGATGGCGCCGTGAGTGTGAATGACTCTGGGTATTACTTCGACTATCAGGACAGGCGGGCGCTGCGTCCGCTCCACGATTCATCCGTTAATTTGTCCGGactaacagcagcagagtccCACTGCGATGAGTACGTGGTGTGCGGCATGCCCTGCTTCTGGAGCAGCTGGTGCAGAGCTCTCTCCAgcgctgcctggctgccgcGCGAAGCGGAAGTTGTGCCACCCGGCagcctggagctggagctctcGGATAAGTCCGTTGTGGGAGGGCGGGGAAGAACCCTGAGATACACATTCGCGCTGGCCGGACCGCCGCACATGAGTCTGTTCATACGACCGCTGGCAGGGGTCGTTATCGATGACTGGTCCTTCATCAGAAACATGCTGGACGAGCCGGAGAAGTACTCGGCGCCATATCAAATCTACTTCTCGCACGGCACGGCGGGTGCGCCCATAACATTTCACATTGACTTTGCG ACATCCGTCGCTGATGCACCGATCTTCGAGCTGGGCGTGGTGGGTCACTTTGTGAGCTCCGATTACCCGCGGGACGCAGACAGCCGCAAGTTCGTGGCGCAGTTCCCAGATTTTGTGCATGTTATGGAGTGGCCGGCGTTATTTAAGCGATATATATACTGA
- the LOC117891061 gene encoding endoplasmic reticulum metallopeptidase 1-like translates to MNEKTDKVSMGQDSSSDIALIEVLSGPTGSRRKRRLSWYYAPSFLLLWVALFYAIVLPLYNRLPDRVTVADEAFKPGQFVGERAQRQLLDFDRIGPKVVGSIANEVTTVAFLVNEAEKIRAEMRSDLYELEVDVQAPSGGYVFVDMVNMYQGIQNVVVKLSAKSSQSESYLLLNSHFDSKPSSPGSGDDGTMVVVMLEVLRQMAISETPFEHPIVFLFNGAEENPLQGSHGFITQHEWAQFVKAFINLEVGGSGGRELLFQSGPNSPWLMKYYRQHALHPFATTMAEEIFQSGILPSDSDFRIFRDYGNVPGLDIAQVSNGYVYHTVFDTFEAVPGGSVQNTGENILALVRAYTNATEMHNPEEHDEGHAVFFDFLGLFFVYYTETTGIILNCVIAVLSLVLVGVSLWRMARVSEVTAGQMSIWFAIILGLHVVGFLLCLGLPLLMAVMFDAGDRSLTYFSNNWLVIGLYICPAVIGLVLPLTLYYTLKPNSQLSHAYHLHISLHAHCVILAILAIVLTAVSLRTPYLCLLSMIFYSAALLINLLSTLHERGYYWAITVQCLQLLPFCYFCYLFYMFLVIFFPVLGRNNSGTNPDLIIALFCALCTFFALGFVAQFINMFRWPKLILLGLGVVTFIFCMIAVSEVGFPYRPKTNVMRVNFLHTRRVFYEFDGSVSHSDSGYYFDYQDRRELNPLKDSPTVNLTGLVRVEPDCEKYVMCGIPCFYYSWCSQRTRAGWLPRETEVVMPGVELKFALLGRTVSEANRTIRFDYELSGPPHMNVFVQPLGGAKVEDWSFVRTMLDEPEKFSAPYQIFFSYGKDDSPLQFHIELSKSDGDFASPSLELGIVGHYVSYDYERDPEARQFIKDFPDYVHVMEWPSIFKRYIY, encoded by the exons ATGAACGAAAAGACTGATAAAGTAAGTATGGGGCAAGACAGCTCCTCCGACATTGCGCTCATCGAGGTGCTGTCGGGTCCAACCGGAAGTCGACGCAAACGCAGGCTGTCCTGGTACTATGCGCCCTCCTTTCTGCTCCTCTGGGTGGCGCTCTTCTATGCCATCGTGCTGCCGCTCTACAACCGACTGCCCGATCGAGTGACTGTCGCCGATGAGGCCTTCAAGCCCGGACAATTTGTCGGGGAGCGAGCACAGCGACAgctcctcgactttgatcgcATCGGACCCAAGGTGGTCGGCAGCATAGCCAATGAGGTGACAACGGTCGCCTTTCTGGTGAACGAAGCGGAGAAGATCCGCGCCGAAATGCGCAGCGATCTCTACGAGCTGGAGGTGGATGTGCAGGCACCCTCCGGTGGCTACGTGTTCGTCGACATGGTCAACATGTACCAAGGCATCCAGAATGTGGTCGTCAAACTGAGCGCAAAGAGCTCCCAGAGCGAATCCTACCTCCTGCTCAACAGCCACTTTGACTCGAAGCCCAGCAGTCCGG GTTCCGGCGATGATGGCACCATGGTGGTGGTCATGCTGGAGGTGCTGCGTCAAATGGCCATCTCGGAGACGCCCTTCGAGCATCCGATTGTCTTTCTGTTCAACGGCGCCGAGGAGAACCCGCTGCAGGGCTCGCACGGCTTCATCACCCAGCACGAGTGGGCGCAGTTTGTCAA GGCTTTCATCAATCTGGAAGtgggcggcagtggcggcaggGAGCTGCTGTTCCAGAGCGGTCCCAACAGTCCGTGGCTAATGAAG TACTACAGGCAGCATGCCTTGCACCCATTTGCCACCACAATGGCGGAGGAGATCTTCCAGAGTGGAATTCTACCCTCCGACTCCGATTTCCGCATATTCCGTGACTACGGAAATGTTCCCG GCCTCGACATTGCCCAAGTTAGCAATGGCTACGTGTACCACACGGTCTTTGACACCTTCGAGGCCGTTCCGGGAGGATCCGTGCAGAACACTGGCGAAAATATCCTGGCCCTGGTGCGCGCCTACACCAACGCCACGGAGATGCACAACCCAGAG GAACACGACGAAGGACACGCCGTCTTCTTTGACTTTTTGggtctcttttttgtgtactACACGGAGACGACGGGCATCATCCTGAACTGCGTCATTGCCGTGCTCAGCCTGGTGCTGGTGGGAGTCTCCTTGTGGAGAATGGCTCGCGTCTCTGAGGTGACAGCTGGCCAGATGTCCATTTGGTTCGCCATCATTCTGGGTCTCCATGTGGTGGGATTCCTGCTCTGCCTGGGCCTGCCTCTGCTCATGGCTGTGATGTTCGATGCTGGCGATCGATCGTTGACCTACTTCAGCAACAACTGGCTGGTGATTGGCCTCTACATCTGTCCGGCAGTCATTGGTCTGGTGCTTCCCCTGACCCTCTACTACACACTCAAGCCAAAT TCACAGCTGAGTCACGCATACCATCTGCACATCAGTTTGCACGCTCATTGCGTGATCCTCGCCATCTTGGCCATCGTTCTGACGGCTGTTAGCCTGCGCACTCCATACCTGTGCCTGTTGTCGATGATATTCTACTCGGCTGCGCTCCTCATCAATCTGTTGAGCACTCTGCATGAGCGTG GCTATTACTGGGCCATTACCGTGCAgtgtctgcagctgctgccgttcTGCTACTTTTGCTATCTGTTCTACATGTTCCTCGTGATCTTCTTTCCCGTGCTGGGCCGCAATAACAGCGGCACAAATCCGGACCTGATCATTGCTCTCTTCTGTGCCTTGTGCACCTTCTTTGCCCTGGGCTTTGTGGCACAATTTATCAACATGTTCCGCTGGCCCAAGCTCATCTTGCTCGGCCTGGGCGTGGTCACCTTCATATTCTGCATGATTGCCGTCTCGGAGGTGGGATTTCCCTACCGCCCCAAGACCAATGTGATGCGGGTGAACTTTCTG CACACACGCCGCGTCTTCTACGAGTTTGATGGCTCGGTGAGTCACAGCGATTCTGGCTATTACTTTGACTATCAGGACAGGAGGGAGCTGAACCCGCTGAAGGACTCCCCCACCGTCAACCTGACCGGCTTGGTGCGCGTGGAGCCCGACTGCGAGAAGTACGTGATGTGCGGCATTCCGTGCTTCTACTACAGCTGGTGCAGTCAGCGGACGCGGGCAGGCTGGCTGCCCCGCGAGACGGAGGTGGTTATGCCCGGGGTGGAGCTCAAGTTTGCGCTGCTGGGCAGGACAGTCTCAGAGGCGAATCGGACGATACGCTTCGACTACGAGCTGTCGGGGCCGCCGCACATGAATGTGTTCGTGCAGCCGCTGGGCGGGGCGAAGGTGGAGGACTGGTCCTTTGTCAGAACGATGCTGGACGAGCCGGAAAAGTTCTCGGCTCCGTACCAGATATTCTTCTCCTACGGAAAGGACGATTCCCCATTGCAATTTCACATCGAATTATCG aaaTCCGATGGAGATTTCGCCAGTCCCAGCCTCGAGCTGGGAATTGTGGGGCATTACGTGAGCTACGACTACGAGCGGGATCCAGAGGCTCGGCAGTTCATCAAAGACTTTCCCGACTATGTCCACGTCATGGAGTGGCCATCGATATTTAAGCGTTACATATACTAG
- the LOC117891058 gene encoding endoplasmic reticulum metallopeptidase 1-like → MGANHTDNTGEGTTECPDSTNGFKSTMQLMTETQDGDSDTRIDLRVKDGTPKQLPWYYGPVYLLFWVGLFFAVVYPLFNYLPTGVKVEEESAKAGTFVAQRAESILLKIDLMGPKIAGDYVTEVLMVQFLLEEIEKVRQEMRQDLYELEVDVQRAEGAFLHWQMINMYQGIQNVVVKLSAKSSNSTSYLLVNSHYDSKPSSVGTGDAEFMVVAMLEVLRLMAISDDPFLHPIVFLFNGAEEQPFHGSHGFISQHKWAANCKALINLDSAGCGGREILFQGGPNHPWLMKHYKQSAKHPFATTMAEEVFQADLIPSDTDFRIFHNFGPVPGLDMAGCYNGFVYHTKFDRFSCVSRDALQNTGDNVLALVQSFSNAEEMYDTEAHSEGHSVFFDYLGLFFVYYKESTGVALNICFSLGAIVLVCLSLWRMARVSRQTVGTYARAFGMMFLLAILGFLLALGFPLLMSVFYDAGDRTMTYFTNSWLVIGIFICPSLLGLILPLTLYLSLRPSVKIPHTYHLQIAGHAYCVFLAIICILLTVAGIRTAYLFLICIFFYVCALIINLLSRLHDRGYLWALVLGVCQILPYLYFTYLFHGFLVITIPMTSRKGMETNPDMLISLLCALGTILSMIFVAPLINLFRRPKSMLGGLALIMFIFCMISVSEVGFPYRPKTNVMRLHFLEVHRKFYAYDGSLSLEDSGYYFDLQDRRLEEPLRDKMNLTGFTRLDEECKREMKCGMPCFNHRWCAAVADAHWMPRTELVELPSPTVLELLNKTVLVGQYDTRVRYDFKVSGPPRMSLFVLPLDGVKILRWSFLMGMLDNPVTYKPPYHIFFGYGSDDSPVEFYFELRKDDANFEVPLFELAVAGHYMSHLNKRDAATQRLMDDLPAFAHPMEWPTSYERYIF, encoded by the exons ATGGGAGCGAATCATACGGATAACACTGGGGAAGGCACTACGGAGTGCCCGGATTCCACAAACGGATTTAAGAGCACCATGCAACTGATGACTGAGACTCAGGATGGAGACTCCGATACGAGAATCGACTTGAGGGTGAAGGATGGCACTCCCAAGCAGCTGCCCTGGTACTATGGCCCTGTGTATCTGCTGTTCTGGGTGGGCTTGTTCTTCGCCGTCGTCTATCCTCTGTTCAATTACCTGCCCACGGGCGtcaaggtggaggaggagtccGCCAAGGCGGGCACATTTGTGGCACAGCGGGCGGAGAGCATTCTGCTAAAAATCGATCTGATGGGCCCCAAAATCGCCGGCGATTACGTGACCGAGGTGCTCATGGTTCAGTTTCTGCTCGAGGAGATAGAAAAGGTGCGTCAGGAGATGCGACAGGATCTCTACGAGCTGGAAGTGGATGTGCAGCGAGCCGAAGGCGCCTTTCTCCACTGGCAGATGATCAACATGTACCAGGGCATCCAGAATGTGGTCGTCAAGCTGAGCGCCAAGAGCTCCAACAGCACGTCCTACCTGCTGGTCAACAGCCACTACGACTCCAAGCCCAGCAGTGTGG GCACTGGCGATGCCGAGTTCATGGTGGTGGCCATGCTGGAGGTGCTTCGCCTGATGGCCATTTCCGACGACCCCTTCCTCCATCCCATTGTCTTTCTCTTCAACGGCGCCGAGGAGCAGCCCTTCCATGGCTCCCACGGCTTCATCTCGCAGCACAAGTGGGCTGCCAACTGCAA GGCACTCATCAACCTGGactctgctggctgtggcggtCGCGAAATTCTCTTCCAGGGGGGTCCCAACCACCCGTGGCTCATGAAG CATTACAAGCAGAGCGCCAAGCATCCGTTTGCCACCACCATGGCGGAGGAGGTCTTCCAGGCGGATCTCATACCCTCCGATACAGACTTCCGCATCTTCCACAACTTTGGACCGGTGCCAG GTCTGGATATGGCGGGCTGCTACAATGGATTTGTCTACCACACGAAATTCGATCGCTTCAGCTGCGTGTCCAGAGACGCGCTGCAGAACACTGGCGACAATGTCCTGGCCCTGGTGCAGAGCTTCTCGAATGCTGAGGAAATGTACGACACGGAG GCACACTCTGAGGGGCATTCGGTGTTCTTCGACTATCTGGGCCTCTTCTTTGTCTACTACAAGGAGTCGACGGGCGTGGCACTCAACATTTGCTTCTCCCTGGGGGCCATCGTTCTCGTCTGCCTGTCGCTGTGGCGCATGGCCAGGGTGTCGCGGCAAACCGTTGGCACCTATGCCCGAGCCTTTGGCATGATGTTCCTGCTCGCCATTCTGGGGTTCCTGCTCGCCCTGGGCTTCCCCCTGCTCATGTCCGTGTTCTACGATGCAGGGGATCGCACCATGACCTACTTCACCAACAGTTGGCTGGTCATCGGCATCTTCATTTGCCCCTCGCTGCTCGGCCTCATCCTGCCGCTGACCCTCTACCTGTCTCTGCGACCGAGC GTGAAGATCCCGCACACGTACCACCTGCAGATCGCTGGACACGCCTACTGCGTCTTTTTGGCCATCATCTGCATCCTGCTGACTGTGGCCGGCATTCGCACTGCCTACCTCTtcctcatttgcattttcttctATGTTTGCGCTCTCATCATCAACCTGCTGAGTCGTCTCCACGATCGGGGCTACCTTTGGGCGCTGGTGCTGGGCGTCTGCCAGATCCTGCCGTATCTCTACTTCACGTACTTGTTCCACGGCTTCCTGGTCATCACCATACCCATGACCAGCCGCAAGGGCATGGAGACGAACCCGGACATGCTGATTTCGCTCCTGTGTGCCTTGGGCACCATCCTCTCAATGATCTTTGTG GCTCCGCTGATCAACCTGTTCCGCAGACCCAAGAGCATGCTGGGCGGCCTGGCGCTGATTATGTTCATCTTCTGCATGATCTCCGTCTCTGAGGTTGGATTTCCCTACCGCCCCAAGACCAATGTGATGCGCCTGCACTTTCTG GAAGTGCATCGAAAGTTCTATGCCTACGATGGTTCGCTTAGCCTGGAGGACAGCGGCTACTACTTTGACCTGCAGGACAGACGGCTGGAGGAGCCGCTGCGGGACAAGATGAACCTCACGGGCTTCACGCGCCTCGACGAGGAGTGCAAGAGGGAGATGAAGTGCGGCATGCCCTGCTTCAACCATCGCTGGTGTGCCGCCGTCGCAGATGCCCACTGGATGCCCCGCACGGAGCTCGTCGAACTGCCCAGCCCCACCGTCCTGGAGCTGCTGAACAAGACCGTGCTGGTGGGGCAGTACGATACGCGAGTTCGCTACGACTTCAAGGTGTCGGGTCCGCCGCGGATGAGTCTCTTCGTGCTGCCCCTCGATGGTGTGAAGATCCTCAGGTGGTCCTTCCTGATGGGCATGCTCGACAATCCGGTCACCTACAAGCCGCCCTACCACATCTTCTTTGGCTACGGCAGCGACGACTCTCCCGTCGAGTTCTACTTCGAGCTGAGG AAGGACGATGCCAACTTTGAGGTGCCCCTGTTCGAGCTGGCCGTCGCCGGGCACTACATGAGCCACCTCAACAAGCGGGATGCGGCCACTCAGAGGTTAATGGATGATTTGCCCGCCTTTGCCCATCCCATGGAGTGGCCAACCTCCTACGAACGATATATATTCTGA